The stretch of DNA AACCTGCGTGTGTCAAAAAAACCAATCAGATTATGTTTATGTATAAGAATAAATTATTTTTATAGAATGTGAAAGTTATAGCCGCGGCAATTTGTGAATTTACAAAAATCCCCCCGGGTGTTATATTCAATCTGTAAAACATAAATCAAGTATGGGAGAGCGTTATTTTAAAACTTAAAGTAATGTTTATTAACCCGCCGCGGGTGGATGGTTATCCTGTGGTAAGGGAAGAGAGATTTGAACACAAGGATATGGGGTCTGTATATCCGCCGCTTTCATTATTATATATGGCTTCAATGATTAATAAAGACTCTGATTACGAGGTAAAACTGATTGATGCTAACGGGTTTGATGTTACGATTCAGACGGTGACAGAAGAAATAATAAAATTCTCCCCTGATATTGTAGTTTCGCGCTGCGGTTTTGATACGCAGGAACAGGATCTGGAAATTTTAAAAATAGCGCACGGACTTGGCGCTTTGACTGTGCTTAGAAATAAGATAATCGCGGATGTTCCGGAGATTAGGGATTCAATTTTTAAGAAGAATTTTGTGGATGTTTTTATAGATTCGGAACCTGAAGCTGTAATAAGTAAATTATGTACAGAAGTGTTTGGCTATAAAAAAACAAAAGAAATGCACCCTGATGAATGGCTTTTAAGCGCTGCAAACAGGGCTAAAGGGTGTTTAACTTTTCTGGAAAAAGTGCCCGGCATATCCTTTCACTGCGGCGGGCGCGTATCTACAAATGAAAAAGCCGCGGAAATAAGCGACATAAATAACCTGCCTTTTCCAGCTTATGAATTACTGCCGTCGCTTAAACCTTATCATACCGGTGTTATGTCCGCTCCCTTCGCGCTTATTCAGACAACCCGCGGCTGCCCGTTTAACTGCACGTTCTGTGCTTATGGAAAGTCGCGCTGCAGGGAAAGGCACATTGAAAGCGTAATTCAGGAAATTAAATATTTAAAGGCAAATTTCAGCATAAAATCATTCCTGTTCTTTGACGATACCATTTCCATTAAAGGCGGCAGGGTGGAAGAGCTGTCTAAAAGGATGGAAGAAGAAGGGCTTAATACGCTTGAATGGGTTTGCTGCACGCGGGCAAACCTTGTAACATATGAAATGTTAAAAGCCATGAAACGCGCGGGCATGAAAGAAATAGCAATAGGGGTGGAAACCGGCTCCGCGGAAATCCTGAAAAACATTAAAAAAGGCGTGACGCTTGATGATATACGTCAGGCCGCCAAATGGTGCAAGGAATTAGGAATAATGTTTTACGCGCTTGTGATAATAGGGCTTCCGGGCGAGACAAAAGAAACCGTTAACGAAACAATAAAATTCATAAAAGAGATAGACCCGTTCTACACGCAGGTATGTTTTTCCACGCCTTTTCCCAATACGGATATTTATAAATATTACGAAGAAAACGGCTTTCTGCTGACAAAGGACTGGTCAAAATATTTTCCTTTGGCGGAAGAACCCGTAATAAGGACTCAGGCGCTTACGGCGGATGATTTAAAGGGATTAAGGAATCACATATATAAAAAACTTCTCTTTAGGCCTTTATACCTGCTGCGGAAAATAAGGCCCTTTGACTGGAAATGGAACATTGAAGGGGCAAAAAAAATAATGCAGCGGATAGCCGCGGTTATTATGAAGAAGCCTGTAAGATGAGTATTGATTACAGGGCTATGGTAAGCCTGACCTATGATGACGGCCTTGATTCGCAGTTAAAATACGGCGTCCCGGCATTAGATGAATTTGGATTAAAAGGCACTTTTTTTGTATCAGGAGAGGCTTTAAAAAATCCCGCCAAATATCCGGCGTGGCGCGGTGCTGCCGGCGCCGGCCACGAAATAGGAATTCACACCATAAACCACCCCTGCGACATCTCTTTTGATTTTGTGCCAAAGGGCTTCGCGCTGCAGGATTATGATATGGCAAGGATGCGTGAAGAGATAGATGAAAATTTAAGGATAGTTAATAATGAATTTAATTACAACGCTGATAAATATGTATTTGCTTATCCCTGCGGACAGAGCTCGCTTGGCAAAAACAGGGAGATAAGCTATAAACCCCTGATAAAAGAAAAATTCGCGGCTGCAAGGGGTATTTATAGTATTTACGCTGACCCGGTATCTGTTGACCTGTACGAAGTGCCGTGTTTTGGCGTGGAATGTAATAGTGCCGAAATGATAGAAATGGTAAAAAAAGCCGCGCAAAACGGGATGTGGCTTGTATTTTTATTCCACGGGATTGAAGGCGACTATATCTCCGTCACAAAACAGGCGCACAGGGAGCTTGTGCAATATTTATCCGATAATAAAGACACAATCCTGACAGACACCTTCGGCAATATCTCCTCGCGAATTTCCGCAAAAAGATAAACAGATAAAAAAACTTGATGTTTTATATTTTTTTGTTAATATTATAAAAAAATATGGAGGGGTGTCTATGAAAAATTTTTTTGTTGTGTCTCTGTTGTTTTTTATCTTTGTTATTCCGGCTTTTTCCGCTGAACCTGTTATTCATGCCGTCAAGAACCTTGATGAAAATAAATTGATTTTTAAAGACTCAAAATATAAAGAGATAGCTGTATGGACATATAAGGATGACGGAACTGTCCAAAAAGAAGGGCAGGCTTTAAATGGGCTTGCTGAAATAGAATGGGAGTTTTCATACGCGGAACACCGGCATGCCAATGTTGTTTTTAAAGACAATGAATTTGCTGACGGTAAAGTTTTGTGGACAATTGGCAGAGATACGCCTTTTCTGGAAGAAAATTATAAAAACGGAAAACTTGACGGCGCTGTAAAGACTTTTTACAGCCGCTGTAAAGGCTGCGTTGAATGTGAATACGGTTATTCCGCCGGAAACGCTTCTGGTTTTAACTGTTATTATCAAAATGGCAATAAAAGTGTAAACGGGAAAATGGCGGATAATAAAAGGGAAGGCGTCGCGCAGGTTTATTCGGAAGAATTTAAGAATCAACCCACGGATGAAATTGTTTATATGGAAGGCAAACGCGTGTTATGGGTAAAGGCTGATAAGGCGCCGGAAGGTTTTTATGAAGATTTAAGAGGCGCTGTTGACGGTTTAAAAAAAGCCGGTTTAACCTTTAAAATAGAACAGGATGAAGATATGGAACAATATGGTTCAATTGCCCTTAGATCGCCGTCATATCTTGTGTTTTTAGGATGGGCAAAAGACAAGGATAATATGAAAAAGAAGTTAAAGTACATTTCTGAACAAAAGTTAAGTTTTTACGGTAATTTTTACCCCGGACAAAATATAAGAAACGCGAAGATAAAATACTATTCAAAGATGCCATTTGTAATCGGCATCGCCGCGGAAAATGAAAACACAATAAAAGAGGTAAAAGAAAAGGTTTTTAAAGCGCTGGGTAAGATGAAGGAAAACAAGTAAATAATTGAGGGACGGATGTACAGATGCGCGGATGGTCGGGAAAATCTCTGTTACTCATTAATTTTTATTCGGGTTATGCATATTTTTTCAGCGCACGCATTAAGTTTATGGAATTTTTGTATTGGTAGACGCGGGTCTTCAGCCCGCGCGGTGTTGTTTTGTATGTTTGGTATTACTTCCGTCCCTCTGTCCCTCTGTGCATCCGTCCCTCGGTTTCTCGGCTTTCTAATTCTCGCTTATATAAACTGTCCTTAAAGACCGGGAGGAAATCTGGACTATTTCAGTGGAGAATGCATCTTTATCAAGGTCGCAAAGTGTGCCCAAAAACGGCTCTTCTACTGCATCAAGTTCAAGAAGTTCTTTTAAGGTAATCTCTGAAGGCTTTTTCTGAATGTTTATTTTGGCTATTTTTACCTTCATGGCCGCACACTCCGTTGTAAAGCGTCACGACTTGTGTTCTTCATTATATTAGACACTGTAATAAGGTAAAAGGTTGCGGGATATTTTTTAAAGACTTATCCCATAACCGTTTAACCAATATCCCATAAGTAAGTATGGGTTAATTAGTGGTAGCCGCGTCCTTTTAGGGCGCGTTGTTTAGATTTTAGCTGTACCTGTTTTATAGTTATATAAATTCGCTTCAGGGTGTGGATTTTCACTGCGCATGACCGCTTCAACCAGATTTTCCAAGCATCCAAGCATCCAAGCCTCTAAGCATCCAACGGCGAAGCCCGTTGTTTACATAACCCCGCCTTTGTTGTATTATATGACCTGCTTAAAAACTGCGGCTTGCCTGCGGCAATCTGCGATAATAACCGGAGGTTTTGATATGTCAAAAAAAGTAATTCTTATTATCCGCGACGGATGGGGTATAGGGCCGGATTCAAAATTTAACGCCGTGAAAAAAGCGAATAAGCCGTATACTGACGCGTTTTTAAAAAAATATCCAAATACAGTTCTTGAAGCGTCCGGATTATCTGTAGGTGTTCCTGCGGGATATATGGGAAGTTCAGAAGTGGGACATCTTAATATGGGCGCGGCAAGGATTGTAAAGCAGGAAGTTGTGCGTATCAATGAGGCTATTGAAGCCGGCACGGTATTCGGCAACCCAAATATGAAACGCGTATTTGAAGCGGCAAAAAAATCAGGCGCCCTGCATGTAATGGGGCTTGTACAGGACGAAGGCGTTCACGCGCATCAGGAACATCTTTTCGCCATAATAAAGGAAGCCGCGGCGCAGGATATAAAAAACGTTTATGTGCACTTCTTTGCTGACGGCCGCGACACATACCCGCGTTCTTCGCTTACCTATCTTGAAAAACTGGAAGCAAAATTTAAGGAATATAATAAAGGCGTTGTAGGTACTGTGATGGGCAGATATTACGCAATGGACCGCGGTAAACAGTGGGACCTTACAGACAAGGCGTTTAATTGCATTGTAAAATGCGAAGGCAGAAAAGCAAAAACAGCGCGCGAAGCGATTGAATTAAGTTATAAAAATGACAAGGTTCCGGACGGCACAGACATGACGGATGAATACATTCCGCCTACAGTAATTGATAATTACCCCGGAATAAAAGACGGCGACGGCGTCATTCACTTTAATTACAGGCAGGACCGCGCTATTCAGCTTACCAACGCTTTTGTAGATGACGTGTACCCCGGAAAAAGGGATAAAAAACCGGACATCGCGTACTGCGGGCTTACAAGGTATTATGACGCGTTTAAGTTTAATGTACTGCCCCCGCTTGACGAAGGCGGCGATATGGTGAATCTTGTGGGTGAAGAGATATCTAAAAAAGGCTTAAAGCAGCTGCGCATCGCGGAAACACAGAAGTTTAAACACGTAACTTCATTTTTTAACGGCAAGATGCTGGAACCGTATAAAGGCGAGGACCGCATAGAAATAAAAGGGCGTTTTGACGCGTCCGCCTACGCGGAGCATCCGGAAATGGAAGCGTATATTGTAAAAGACAGGGTGATTGAAGAGATAAAAACAGGTAAATATGATTTTATCGCGATTAATTTTGCAAACGGCGATATGGTGGGGCATACGGGAGTTTTTGAAGCGGCAAAAAAGGCTATTGAAGTTGTGGATGAATGTACAGGGCTTGTCACACAGGCAGGGCTTGACGCCGGTTACGCGGTATTAATTACAGCTGACCACGGCAACGCTGAAGAAATGGCTGACGAAAAAACAGGCGCCGCAAAGACCGCGCACAGCACGTATCCGGTAGAGCTTATTTACGCCGCAGATGACGCGGACAGGATAAAGTTAAGGCCTAAAGGGATTTTGGCTGACATTGGCGCCACCATACTTGATCTTCTTGAAGTCCCAAAACCAAAAGAAGCAACCGCAGAATCATTAATTATTAAATAATAATATAACAGGTTTAAAGCCGTGGGTATGTGTGTCGCACGTACCCGCGGCTTTTTTTTTTGCGGACGGTTTGTATTTTAATGTAGAGACGCAATATATTGCGTCTCTGTTTTTAAAATTTCAAATGCAAGACGCATAATGATGAGTCTCTATGTTAACGAACACTAGATGTCTTTAATGTAGAGACGCAATATATTGCGTCTCCTGCTTTTAAAATTTCAAATGCAAGACGCATCATGATGCGTCTCTACTTTAACGGATAAGAATATATTCTGCTGCACCCCCCAAAAACTTGACTTTTCAATATACGCCTGCTATAATATCACTACAAAGGTGATATACAGGAGAATTAAATGAAAAAAATTATGGTAATCACAGCGGTTTTGGTTTTAACAGGTGCAGCCATATTGGCGAAGGGAGCGGTGAATAATATGAATAAAACAGCGGTATTTGCGGGCGGATGTTTCTGGTGTATGGAAGGCCCGTTTGAAGCGGAAAATGGCGTGATTGATGTAAGGGCTGGTTATACCGGGGGGTCTACAAAAGACCCCTCGTATGAAGAGGTTTCCACCGGAAGCACAGGGCATATAGAGGCAATAAAAGTTACATATGACCCTGAAAAAGTATCATACGAAAGGCTGCTTGAAATATTCTGGCATCAGATAGACCCTACTGACGCTAAAGGCCAGTTTGCGGATAAGGGCAGCCAGTATATCACTGCTGTGTTTTATCTGGATGAAGAGCAGAAAAAAGCCGCGGAAAAATCAAAAGCTGAACTTGAAAAATCCGGGATATTTAATAAACCAATTGTGACGTCAATCAGGGCGGCATCGGAATTTTATGATGCCGAAGAATATCATCAGGATTATTACAAGACAAATCCTTTTCATTATGGGATGTACAAAAAGGGCTCCGGAAGGGAAGCGTTTTTAAAGAAAACATGGAAAGATGAAAAAAAACCGGACCTTAAGAAAAAACTTACTCCTTTGCAGTATAAGGTGACGCAGGAATGCGGCACAGAACCTCCCTTTAAAAATGAATACTGGGATAATCACAAAGAGGGTATATATGTTGATGTGGTGACGGGAGAGCCGCTGTTCAGTTCAAAAGACAAGTTTGATTCGGGCACAGGCTGGCCGTCATTTACAAAGCCCATTGATAAAGCATCAGTAATAGAAAAAGAGGACAAAAGTGCATTTATGACGCGCGTTGAAGTTAAAAGCAAAAAAGGCGGCTCGCACCTTGGACATGTGTTTAACGACGGGCCTAACCCCACAGGAGAGAGATACTGTATCAACTCCGCTTCATTAAGATTCATACCCAAAGAAGATTTATATAAGGAAGGGTATGGGGAATACATAAAATTATTTAACCCATAAATACTTATCCCATAAACTATTAACCCATAACCCATAGATGAAGATTTAACCCATAAATTAATCCCATAACCCATATATAAAAATTTAAATAATAAATATGGGATAAGTGTTTATGTTTCTTGGATATGGGATGACAGTTTATGGGATAGGTACTTATATATGGGATATGGGTTAAAAGTCTATGGGATAAATTTGTCTCATTTGTTGTATAATAAAATTATGTATAAACTTATATTGTTACGCCATGGGGAATCACAGTGGAATAAGGAAAACCGGTTTACGGGGTGGACTGATGTTGACCTGTCTGAAAAAGGGGTGAGTGAAGCCCACGCTGCCGCCGGCGCCTTAAAAAAAGCGGGTTTAAGTTTTGGCATAGCTTTTACTTCAAGGCTTATCCGCGCGCTTAAAACCCTTTCAATTGTCATGGACGATATGGATATAAAACTTATAAAAATCGTAAAGGCTTGGGAATTAAACGAACGCCATTACGGCGCGCTTCAGGGATTAAATAAGGCTGAAATGGCGCAAAAATTCGGCGAAGAACAGGTTAAAATATGGCGCAG from Candidatus Goldiibacteriota bacterium encodes:
- a CDS encoding radical SAM protein, which gives rise to MDGYPVVREERFEHKDMGSVYPPLSLLYMASMINKDSDYEVKLIDANGFDVTIQTVTEEIIKFSPDIVVSRCGFDTQEQDLEILKIAHGLGALTVLRNKIIADVPEIRDSIFKKNFVDVFIDSEPEAVISKLCTEVFGYKKTKEMHPDEWLLSAANRAKGCLTFLEKVPGISFHCGGRVSTNEKAAEISDINNLPFPAYELLPSLKPYHTGVMSAPFALIQTTRGCPFNCTFCAYGKSRCRERHIESVIQEIKYLKANFSIKSFLFFDDTISIKGGRVEELSKRMEEEGLNTLEWVCCTRANLVTYEMLKAMKRAGMKEIAIGVETGSAEILKNIKKGVTLDDIRQAAKWCKELGIMFYALVIIGLPGETKETVNETIKFIKEIDPFYTQVCFSTPFPNTDIYKYYEENGFLLTKDWSKYFPLAEEPVIRTQALTADDLKGLRNHIYKKLLFRPLYLLRKIRPFDWKWNIEGAKKIMQRIAAVIMKKPVR
- a CDS encoding polysaccharide deacetylase family protein, with amino-acid sequence MSIDYRAMVSLTYDDGLDSQLKYGVPALDEFGLKGTFFVSGEALKNPAKYPAWRGAAGAGHEIGIHTINHPCDISFDFVPKGFALQDYDMARMREEIDENLRIVNNEFNYNADKYVFAYPCGQSSLGKNREISYKPLIKEKFAAARGIYSIYADPVSVDLYEVPCFGVECNSAEMIEMVKKAAQNGMWLVFLFHGIEGDYISVTKQAHRELVQYLSDNKDTILTDTFGNISSRISAKR
- a CDS encoding 2,3-bisphosphoglycerate-independent phosphoglycerate mutase, whose amino-acid sequence is MSKKVILIIRDGWGIGPDSKFNAVKKANKPYTDAFLKKYPNTVLEASGLSVGVPAGYMGSSEVGHLNMGAARIVKQEVVRINEAIEAGTVFGNPNMKRVFEAAKKSGALHVMGLVQDEGVHAHQEHLFAIIKEAAAQDIKNVYVHFFADGRDTYPRSSLTYLEKLEAKFKEYNKGVVGTVMGRYYAMDRGKQWDLTDKAFNCIVKCEGRKAKTAREAIELSYKNDKVPDGTDMTDEYIPPTVIDNYPGIKDGDGVIHFNYRQDRAIQLTNAFVDDVYPGKRDKKPDIAYCGLTRYYDAFKFNVLPPLDEGGDMVNLVGEEISKKGLKQLRIAETQKFKHVTSFFNGKMLEPYKGEDRIEIKGRFDASAYAEHPEMEAYIVKDRVIEEIKTGKYDFIAINFANGDMVGHTGVFEAAKKAIEVVDECTGLVTQAGLDAGYAVLITADHGNAEEMADEKTGAAKTAHSTYPVELIYAADDADRIKLRPKGILADIGATILDLLEVPKPKEATAESLIIK
- the msrB gene encoding peptide-methionine (R)-S-oxide reductase MsrB yields the protein MKKIMVITAVLVLTGAAILAKGAVNNMNKTAVFAGGCFWCMEGPFEAENGVIDVRAGYTGGSTKDPSYEEVSTGSTGHIEAIKVTYDPEKVSYERLLEIFWHQIDPTDAKGQFADKGSQYITAVFYLDEEQKKAAEKSKAELEKSGIFNKPIVTSIRAASEFYDAEEYHQDYYKTNPFHYGMYKKGSGREAFLKKTWKDEKKPDLKKKLTPLQYKVTQECGTEPPFKNEYWDNHKEGIYVDVVTGEPLFSSKDKFDSGTGWPSFTKPIDKASVIEKEDKSAFMTRVEVKSKKGGSHLGHVFNDGPNPTGERYCINSASLRFIPKEDLYKEGYGEYIKLFNP